The sequence TATTCCTTCAGATAAGACTGCCCTACTCCAGTATGTTCCTTAAGGATGGCTACTGTGTCGACTCAAAGAAATCTTTCCTCACATTGTGTTCCCTCAGCTTGAAgaagatatttctctttttgctcctctattaattctttttactttGAACAACACAATTAACATATGGCTATATAACAAATCATCCCAAAATTTCAtgtctgaaacaaacaaacaaacaaacaaacaaacaaacatttattgagcttgcAAATCTGCAACTTGGGCTGGGTTCAGAGTAGGATTGATTAATTTATTGGGTTTCACCtggaaagacaggaaaaatagAGGTTGGAATAATAGGAAGATTTGTTCACTCACTAGTAGTTGATAATGATCCAGCTAAGGCTGAGACCTTAGCTTGGTCTATTGACTGAGACATCTACATGTGGCTTCTCCATGTGGTCTCAGCTTCCTCTCAGTATGGTGGCCATGTTCAAAAAGTGAGATAGATAGAGACATAGATGGATATAAatatagagatagaaaaagaggaagagtgtGAGGGAGGTGTATACCAATGGAAAACGTATCACCTTTTATGATGTAGCCTCAAGAGTCTTATAGGGTCACTTCTAAAACACTCAATTCATTGAGGCAGTTACAAAGTCCTATACAGTTATGAGGAGAGAAAAACGGATTCCATCTCTTGATGGAGGAGTCACAAGTTTCTAGAGGAGAACGTAGGATTATAAATACCTCTGTGGCTATTATTGGGAAATACAATCTGCCATGTTGTAATGCATTGTGTTTTCCTCCCATCAGAGCAGAGTTAATTCTGCAAGAGCTGTGACTTCTTGATCATTCCTTGATCATTCCTTCCTGATCATTCAATGTATTCATTGAGTAATAGTCTCCTCTATCTCATGCACATTAGATATTATAAAGGATAGAGGAACAAAGTACACTTAAGGGATTAGTGCCTCTAAGACTAGACCAGTTAGCAACAAAAAGCATGGGTTACACGATCTCGGATCTGTTTGGTCTTCACACTGTAGACGATGGGGTTCATCAGAGGAGGGAATAGAAGGTATACAAAGCCCATGATCACCTGGACCAGATGAGATCCCTGCTTCCCAAAGCGGTGGATGACAGACAAGCCAATCATGGGAGTGTAGAAGAGGAGCACAGCACATATGTGAGAAACACAGGTGTTAAGAGCTTTGAATCTCTCAGCCCTGGATGCAATGGACAGCACAGTACGCAGGATCAGGGCATAAGAGAAGAGAATGAGCAGTGAGTCTATACCCACTGTTGAAACAATGACAAACATCCCATAGACACTGTTGGCTTTGATGTCTGCACAGGCCAATTTCATCACTTCCTGATGGAGACAATAAGAATGTGAGAGAACTGGAGAGCCACAATAGGGGAATCTTTTGAGCATAAAAGGCAATGGAAAAATGAGTGCTACACTGCGGCCTAGGGAAGCCAGGCCAATCCTGCCAATGacagtgttggtgagaatggaaGCATAGTGCAAGGGGCGACAAATGGCCACAAAGCGGTCAAAGGCCATGGATAGTAGCACAGAGGACTCCAGGAAGGACAAGCAGTGAATAAAAAAGAGCTGAGCAAAACAAGCATCATGACCAATATCTCGTGCTCCAATCCAAAAGATGCCCAGCACTGTAGGGAGGGTGCAAAGTGACAGACCCAGGTCAGTCACAGCCAGCATGGACAAGAAGAGGTACATAGGCTCATGGAGTGAGGGCTCTGTTTTAATGATAAAAAGGATTGTACAGTTACCCAGGATGGAAACCAGGTATATAAAGCACAGTGGGATGGAGATCCAGATGTGCATGTGCTCTAGCCCAGGAATGCCACTCAGCAGAAAGGTGGAGGAAATGTTGCTGCTGCtttccagggatcccaaagtcaTTGTGtgtggagggaagaggaaaattgGATTCCTTCCAAATTCCtgaaatgaattcagaaaaagCTATGGATTATAACTGGGAAGAAGttagaaaccaaaccaaaccaaacattAGAATCAG is a genomic window of Canis lupus familiaris isolate Mischka breed German Shepherd chromosome 21, alternate assembly UU_Cfam_GSD_1.0, whole genome shotgun sequence containing:
- the OR51G2 gene encoding olfactory receptor family 51 subfamily G member 2 encodes the protein MTLGSLESSSNISSTFLLSGIPGLEHMHIWISIPLCFIYLVSILGNCTILFIIKTEPSLHEPMYLFLSMLAVTDLGLSLCTLPTVLGIFWIGARDIGHDACFAQLFFIHCLSFLESSVLLSMAFDRFVAICRPLHYASILTNTVIGRIGLASLGRSVALIFPLPFMLKRFPYCGSPVLSHSYCLHQEVMKLACADIKANSVYGMFVIVSTVGIDSLLILFSYALILRTVLSIASRAERFKALNTCVSHICAVLLFYTPMIGLSVIHRFGKQGSHLVQVIMGFVYLLFPPLMNPIVYSVKTKQIRDRVTHAFCC